The Verrucomicrobiota bacterium genome window below encodes:
- a CDS encoding DUF547 domain-containing protein: MVFTLTLLTARLDAANAFDAAHSEWTTLLSRVVRNGLVDYTRLQSEVRSLDRYLASLSAVEPGTFKGWDESSQIAFLCNAYNAFTLKLVLDHKPRQSIKEIGGPFRSPWKLPVVRLFGEALSLDALEHENLRKRYQEPRIHFALVCAAMGCPPLREEAYVGSRLDRQLSDQARRFLAQSSKHRIDWDMRLVYISPIFKWFEEDFVKTSGSVWAAIRPYWPEGAKPAAFEKFEIRYSEYDWSLNRFIP, encoded by the coding sequence ATGGTATTCACCCTCACGTTATTGACCGCGAGGCTTGACGCGGCGAATGCCTTCGACGCGGCCCATTCTGAATGGACCACTTTGCTGTCGAGAGTGGTGCGAAACGGACTGGTGGATTACACGCGGCTCCAATCCGAAGTTCGATCGCTCGACCGGTATTTGGCCTCCTTGTCTGCGGTGGAGCCGGGGACTTTCAAGGGCTGGGACGAGTCCAGCCAAATCGCTTTCCTCTGCAACGCTTATAACGCCTTCACATTGAAGCTTGTCCTCGATCACAAGCCGCGCCAGAGCATCAAGGAGATTGGCGGGCCGTTTCGAAGTCCCTGGAAACTTCCGGTCGTGAGGCTTTTTGGCGAGGCCCTGAGTTTGGATGCGTTGGAGCACGAAAACCTGCGCAAGCGCTACCAGGAACCGCGCATTCACTTCGCGCTTGTTTGCGCCGCGATGGGCTGTCCTCCATTGAGGGAGGAGGCTTATGTGGGGTCCCGGCTTGACCGTCAGTTATCTGATCAAGCGAGGCGATTTCTGGCCCAAAGTTCGAAGCACCGGATTGATTGGGACATGCGGCTTGTCTACATTTCCCCAATCTTCAAGTGGTTCGAGGAAGATTTCGTTAAAACCTCGGGATCCGTTTGGGCGGCGATTCGGCCTTATTGGCCAGAAGGGGCCAAGCCCGCTGCTTTCGAGAAGTTCGAGATCCGATACTCGGAATACGATTGGTCGCTGAACCGGTTCATTCCCTGA
- a CDS encoding HDOD domain-containing protein, producing the protein MTSTALELLKKSDPLTAPSPAVIKLMHALNRPDSDADELVKLVEKDVVLTAKLLAVCNSAQCGSSQQIASVKQAIFFLGFKEIYRLTLAISFGGPLAQPLLGYAIEARQLWHHSLVTALATQAILSRANPMGFDPSVAYTAGLIHDIGKLVLNQVLDPDTEARIRECVEVNHLSRVEAERRVLETDHCEIGSLLLERWKLPEVLVDSTARHHEPPLEPQPQLSAVVHLANCLAHEVGYSAGWLAYAARTNEGVIKALGLQNEDVQQLLLDTHDALQQVEELAAVKE; encoded by the coding sequence ATGACCTCAACTGCGTTGGAACTGTTGAAGAAGTCGGATCCGTTGACCGCCCCTTCCCCGGCCGTGATCAAGTTGATGCATGCCCTCAACCGGCCGGATTCCGACGCCGACGAACTGGTCAAGCTTGTCGAAAAGGATGTCGTGCTCACGGCCAAACTCCTGGCTGTTTGTAACTCAGCCCAATGCGGTTCGAGCCAGCAAATCGCCTCCGTCAAACAGGCCATCTTTTTCTTGGGCTTTAAGGAAATCTACCGCTTAACCCTCGCGATCAGCTTCGGCGGCCCCCTGGCCCAACCCCTCCTTGGATACGCCATCGAAGCCAGGCAATTGTGGCACCACAGCCTCGTGACCGCGCTGGCCACTCAAGCCATCCTGTCCCGCGCCAATCCCATGGGATTTGATCCCTCCGTCGCCTATACGGCCGGTTTGATCCACGACATCGGCAAACTCGTGCTCAATCAAGTGTTGGATCCCGATACGGAAGCCCGAATCCGTGAATGCGTCGAAGTCAACCACCTTTCACGGGTGGAAGCGGAGCGGCGCGTTCTCGAAACGGACCACTGCGAGATCGGGTCGCTCCTGTTGGAGCGCTGGAAGCTTCCGGAGGTCCTCGTTGACTCAACGGCCCGACATCATGAGCCGCCGTTGGAGCCCCAACCTCAGTTGTCCGCCGTCGTGCATCTCGCCAACTGCCTGGCCCACGAGGTGGGCTACTCCGCAGGGTGGCTTGCTTACGCCGCACGCACCAACGAAGGGGTCATCAAGGCTTTGGGGTTGCAAAACGAAGATGTCCAGCAACTCCTCCTGGACACTCATGACGCTTTGCAGCAAGTGGAAGAATTGGCCGCCGTCAAAGAGTAA
- a CDS encoding response regulator transcription factor: protein MEKTRILIADDHGLIRKGLRAVLQARPNWEVCGEAENGRQAVELCEQLKPHLVILDLMMPELNGLDAARKILTLLPKTLILVQTMHDSEVLAKESLALGVRGFLHKHDAPEMLLKAIDSMLDGRTFFSKRISHLVNSPATNASTSGAPLAHSRGRLTPRERELVQLLAEGKSNKESAELLGISQNTVETHRKNVMSKLHLNSASELVRYAIRNHLIEP from the coding sequence ATAGAAAAAACGCGCATCCTCATCGCCGACGATCACGGCTTGATTCGAAAAGGCCTTCGAGCCGTGTTGCAAGCGCGCCCCAACTGGGAGGTGTGCGGGGAAGCCGAGAATGGTCGGCAAGCAGTCGAGTTGTGTGAACAGCTCAAACCTCATTTGGTCATTCTGGATCTCATGATGCCCGAGCTCAACGGCTTGGACGCCGCCCGGAAAATCCTCACCCTCCTCCCCAAGACCTTGATCCTCGTGCAAACGATGCATGATTCGGAAGTGCTGGCCAAAGAATCTCTCGCCCTCGGCGTCCGTGGGTTCCTGCACAAACACGATGCCCCCGAAATGCTCCTCAAAGCCATCGATTCCATGCTCGACGGCCGAACCTTCTTCTCGAAGCGAATCTCCCACTTGGTCAACTCCCCCGCCACGAACGCCTCGACGTCGGGCGCCCCTTTGGCACACTCCCGCGGCCGCCTGACCCCGCGGGAAAGGGAACTCGTCCAACTCCTCGCTGAAGGAAAATCCAACAAGGAGTCGGCGGAATTGCTCGGCATCAGCCAGAACACCGTCGAAACACACCGCAAGAACGTGATGAGCAAGCTTCACCTCAATTCCGCCAGCGAATTGGTGCGCTATGCCATTCGCAATCATCTGATCGAGCCCTGA
- a CDS encoding PAS domain S-box protein gives MIRTVDGIVWECDANDFRFTFVSEAAERILGYPISAWLEDPHFWANHVHPDDREEARAYCLRCTRQRRDHTFEYRMKSACGKDVWIKAVVTVVSKDGAAVLLRGIMLDVTKRKAVETELFEKAERLRLAIEVSDVGSWDWDLQQNEVVFSPEWKKHLGYSPSELPDRYEEWERRIHPDDRTWVFEHVRRSQSDPASAYVVEFRLRHKDGSWRWIHSRGQVVRDSGGQPKRMLGCHVDLTPQKQGEAERAALLAQLLSAEDEERRRIARELHDTTAQQLAAVKFNLLRLKGAYSVFRCDEDPLMKETYGLVEKSLTEVRNLTYLLHPPLLDEFGLSGALKELAASISRQGELTIEVEIGAIGERLPRQIEMALFRVAQESLNNLQRHSGSHSGLIRLDGDADQIRLEIQDSGKGIDWVRSNRGEGLGIRGMRERIRLLDGTLEIESDEQGTTVLAVIPLRAKPSQACLDKDLDLELG, from the coding sequence TTGATCCGTACGGTGGACGGGATCGTCTGGGAATGCGACGCCAACGATTTCCGATTCACGTTTGTCAGCGAAGCGGCGGAACGCATCCTCGGCTATCCCATTTCGGCCTGGCTCGAGGACCCTCATTTCTGGGCCAATCATGTCCACCCGGATGATCGGGAGGAGGCCAGGGCCTACTGCCTCCGTTGCACACGGCAGCGACGCGATCACACCTTCGAATACCGGATGAAATCCGCTTGCGGCAAGGACGTGTGGATCAAGGCTGTGGTCACGGTGGTCAGCAAAGATGGCGCGGCAGTGCTGCTCCGCGGAATCATGCTGGATGTGACGAAGCGAAAAGCGGTGGAAACCGAATTATTTGAAAAAGCAGAGCGCCTCCGCCTCGCGATCGAAGTTTCGGACGTCGGTTCCTGGGATTGGGACCTTCAGCAGAACGAGGTTGTTTTCTCTCCCGAATGGAAGAAACACCTTGGCTATTCGCCGAGCGAGCTTCCTGACCGCTACGAGGAGTGGGAACGAAGGATCCACCCGGACGACCGGACCTGGGTCTTCGAACACGTCCGGCGGTCGCAATCGGATCCCGCGTCTGCCTATGTGGTCGAGTTTCGACTGAGACACAAGGACGGGTCGTGGCGCTGGATTCACTCCCGCGGTCAAGTCGTGCGCGATTCTGGCGGTCAGCCCAAACGCATGCTGGGCTGCCATGTCGACCTCACACCGCAGAAACAAGGGGAGGCCGAGCGGGCAGCACTCCTGGCGCAGTTGCTGAGCGCGGAGGATGAGGAAAGGCGGCGCATCGCCCGGGAGCTTCACGACACCACCGCGCAACAATTGGCGGCCGTAAAGTTCAACCTCCTTCGGCTCAAGGGCGCCTATTCGGTGTTCCGCTGCGACGAAGACCCGCTGATGAAGGAAACGTACGGGTTGGTCGAGAAATCCCTCACGGAGGTCCGCAATCTGACCTACCTCTTGCATCCGCCTTTGCTCGACGAATTCGGCTTAAGCGGTGCCCTCAAAGAGCTGGCCGCCAGCATTTCCAGACAAGGGGAGTTGACCATCGAGGTTGAAATCGGGGCGATCGGGGAACGCCTTCCCCGCCAGATCGAAATGGCCCTTTTCCGGGTCGCCCAGGAAAGTCTGAATAACCTGCAGCGCCATTCTGGGAGCCATTCAGGCCTGATTCGGCTCGATGGCGACGCCGATCAGATTCGACTCGAAATTCAAGATTCAGGCAAAGGCATCGATTGGGTTCGCTCGAACCGGGGCGAGGGTCTGGGAATCCGGGGAATGCGCGAGCGCATCCGCCTGCTGGATGGCACGCTCGAAATCGAGTCGGACGAACAAGGCACCACGGTGCTCGCCGTCATCCCTCTCCGCGCCAAGCCTTCGCAAGCCTGCCTGGACAAAGACCTCGATCTGGAACTCGGTTAG